From Pontibacter actiniarum, a single genomic window includes:
- a CDS encoding type IX secretion system membrane protein PorP/SprF — protein sequence MKMRIYYLLLALLITTAASAQQNPQYSQYIFNSMSINPAYTGSKNVLNLNLFHRSQWTGVDGAPTTQSLAVDGVVANDRLGLGLNLMHDEIGAHSTFSAYANFAVKLQVNENAIFSLGVAPGLVQTTVDGSKFGISDDPTIPSGKETDIKPDVKIGAYFHTSRFYAGLSATDLLKYDDLDQVEPERHYFFTTGYVFDLSPFVKLKPSVLVKEDFHAPTNMDVNAFVLLGDRLWLGSSYRTSMNVFNDAEAGDVEKRTAVAFIGELQVLKQLRIGYSFDKMLNGYSDQSTHEVSVGYYFFRKKETKMLTPQYF from the coding sequence ATGAAAATGAGAATATATTACCTGTTACTGGCACTGCTGATCACAACGGCTGCCAGCGCTCAGCAAAACCCGCAGTACTCACAGTACATATTTAACAGCATGTCTATCAACCCGGCTTACACGGGAAGCAAAAACGTGCTGAACCTGAACCTGTTTCACCGCTCCCAGTGGACGGGTGTGGACGGCGCACCTACCACACAGTCGCTGGCGGTGGACGGCGTGGTGGCCAACGATAGGCTGGGGCTGGGGCTTAACCTGATGCACGATGAGATTGGGGCGCACAGCACGTTCAGTGCCTATGCCAACTTCGCCGTGAAGCTTCAGGTGAACGAGAACGCCATATTCAGCCTAGGTGTGGCGCCGGGGCTTGTGCAGACTACCGTCGATGGCAGCAAGTTCGGGATCAGCGACGACCCCACCATCCCATCCGGGAAAGAAACAGACATCAAACCAGACGTGAAGATCGGAGCCTACTTCCACACGAGCCGCTTTTACGCGGGCTTGTCTGCTACTGACCTGCTGAAGTATGACGACCTGGATCAGGTGGAGCCGGAGCGCCACTATTTCTTTACCACGGGCTATGTGTTTGACCTGAGCCCCTTTGTGAAGCTGAAGCCTAGCGTGCTGGTGAAGGAGGACTTCCATGCGCCAACCAACATGGACGTGAATGCTTTCGTCCTGCTGGGCGATCGCCTGTGGCTGGGCAGCTCCTACCGCACCAGCATGAACGTTTTCAACGATGCAGAGGCGGGAGATGTGGAAAAGCGCACAGCCGTGGCCTTTATCGGAGAGCTGCAGGTGCTGAAACAGCTGCGCATCGGCTACTCCTTTGATAAGATGCTGAACGGCTACAGCGATCAGAGCACCCACGAGGTGTCGGTTGGCTACTACTTCTTCCGTAAGAAAGAGACCAAAATGCTTACACCGCAGTACTTTTAA